Proteins found in one Thermodesulfobacteriota bacterium genomic segment:
- a CDS encoding class I SAM-dependent methyltransferase — MIVPTLKYSQTIYEDMLKKYVNDKTKWLDLGCGHQVLPPWRLEEEKRLVATCKQAVGIDYDMRSLMQHATLKNRLRGDISNLPLKNDCFTLVSANMVMEHIESPEKQFKEIYRVLNPGGVVIFHTPRYSCSISLVRIVPDFAKIKLIKLLQGREEADVFPTHYRINTLDRIAEVAKRTGFEIVKLRMIETESTFALIPPLAIIHLLFIRMKLLRPFKSFRSNIITILQKP; from the coding sequence TTGATAGTTCCAACTCTAAAATATTCCCAGACTATCTACGAGGACATGCTGAAGAAATATGTCAATGATAAAACAAAATGGCTCGATTTAGGTTGTGGTCATCAAGTTCTCCCACCTTGGCGACTAGAAGAAGAAAAAAGACTGGTAGCGACTTGTAAACAAGCCGTTGGCATAGACTACGATATGAGGTCCCTAATGCAACATGCAACGTTAAAGAATAGATTGAGAGGAGATATAAGCAATCTCCCGCTTAAGAATGATTGCTTCACCCTGGTGAGCGCCAATATGGTAATGGAACACATCGAAAGTCCTGAAAAACAGTTTAAGGAAATATATAGAGTGTTGAATCCTGGGGGTGTGGTTATCTTCCATACGCCCAGATACTCATGCTCTATTTCCTTGGTACGGATTGTGCCCGATTTTGCGAAGATTAAGCTTATTAAACTTCTACAGGGCAGAGAAGAAGCCGATGTTTTTCCAACCCATTACAGAATAAATACGTTGGACAGAATCGCAGAAGTGGCGAAAAGAACCGGCTTTGAGATAGTAAAGCTAAGAATGATCGAGACAGAATCCACATTTGCGCTTATCCCTCCGCTGGCGATAATTCATCTGCTTTTTATCCGGATGAAATTGCTGAGACCATTTAAGTCATTCAGGAGTAATATTATAACCATACTTCAAAAGCCTTAG
- a CDS encoding alkaline phosphatase family protein: MAKNAKKIVIIGLDGATWKIIEPLEKDGKLPNISYLMKNGVYGTLRSYEPMFSPSVWTSIASGVTPEKHGITNFFNTAHDIKTKRLWNILSDHGETVGIVGWLITWPPDDVHGFLIPDWLARDTETIPKEYAFLKELEQAEQARQERTWQYFYKLGLRCLANGISFKTVIQSALVAGYEKICKPTDKDIYYIKKIIRHRLYRDAFIHLYQQYRPEFTAYVIVETDALSHNYWKYMEPEHFEGIRKRDIVKYRNIIKDMYIEADKAIGKILKCLDRDSTVVIVSDHGFKADTKCTPDAHGLKIEEFLGLLKTPEIERASYLSYEVFLHLKQGLSPDATEEITQGLREICLKKNGERLFTVIKFNDQTLRLIINNLGNVSPQSEVILHGSHCHYSDLIEIRNTDVSGTHDLEGVIIIKGPDIKRGHVINGATVLDVTPTLLALKGLPVGMDMDGRVLEDVFTEKYLAHNSIHFIETYNEKLAKEERADTGQGEALIKSKLKELGYF, from the coding sequence GTGGCGAAAAATGCTAAAAAAATAGTGATTATTGGTCTCGATGGAGCTACATGGAAAATTATCGAACCGTTGGAGAAGGATGGGAAGCTTCCCAACATCTCTTATCTGATGAAAAACGGTGTATACGGGACGCTGAGATCCTACGAACCGATGTTTTCGCCAAGCGTATGGACGAGCATAGCCTCCGGCGTGACACCGGAAAAACACGGGATTACCAATTTTTTCAATACCGCGCATGACATAAAAACAAAACGCTTATGGAATATCCTTAGTGACCACGGAGAAACAGTAGGCATCGTTGGCTGGCTGATAACTTGGCCGCCTGATGATGTGCACGGATTCCTTATCCCTGATTGGTTGGCCAGAGATACCGAGACCATCCCTAAGGAGTATGCCTTCTTAAAGGAATTGGAACAGGCTGAGCAAGCGAGGCAGGAAAGAACGTGGCAATATTTTTACAAACTGGGGCTGCGGTGTTTGGCCAATGGTATTTCTTTTAAAACGGTTATCCAGTCAGCTTTAGTGGCTGGATATGAAAAAATATGTAAGCCTACCGATAAAGATATTTATTATATAAAAAAAATAATCAGACATCGGCTCTACAGAGATGCATTTATACACCTATATCAGCAGTATCGGCCTGAATTTACTGCTTACGTAATTGTCGAGACAGACGCCCTTTCCCATAATTACTGGAAATATATGGAGCCGGAACATTTTGAGGGAATTCGTAAGCGGGACATTGTGAAGTACCGGAACATAATTAAAGACATGTATATTGAAGCTGATAAGGCTATTGGAAAGATATTAAAATGCCTAGACAGAGATTCTACTGTGGTTATTGTGTCGGATCACGGATTCAAAGCAGATACTAAATGCACACCCGATGCCCACGGCTTGAAGATAGAGGAATTTCTAGGTTTGCTTAAGACCCCTGAAATCGAAAGGGCTAGTTATCTTTCTTATGAGGTTTTTCTACATCTTAAACAAGGCTTATCACCGGATGCCACAGAGGAGATTACACAAGGGCTGCGTGAGATCTGTTTGAAAAAAAACGGGGAGAGATTGTTTACAGTAATTAAGTTTAACGATCAGACACTCAGGTTGATTATTAATAACCTCGGGAATGTGTCACCACAAAGCGAAGTAATCCTCCATGGTTCCCATTGCCACTATTCCGATCTCATTGAGATTAGGAATACCGATGTAAGCGGCACTCATGATCTGGAAGGTGTTATTATTATAAAAGGGCCTGATATAAAAAGGGGGCATGTAATAAATGGCGCCACCGTTCTCGATGTTACGCCAACATTGCTTGCACTGAAGGGTCTTCCTGTGGGAATGGATATGGACGGGAGGGTCCTGGAAGACGTTTTCACAGAGAAATATCTTGCCCATAACTCTATACACTTTATTGAGACATATAATGAAAAATTGGCCAAAGAAGAACGGGCAGATACCGGGCAAGGTGAGGCACTAATCAAAAGTAAGCTAAAAGAGTTGGGATACTTTTAG
- a CDS encoding glycosyltransferase: MIKDRDFIVFSDDWGRHPFSCQHIMKHFLPDNRIIWVNTIGMRRPRFTFYDVKRGVEKILSWISPRQEERKEGNLTVLNPFMIPYNTISLIRSFNRSSVIGAVRTAMKRFEFKDPILIATLPNAADYLGAFRESLDVYYCVDEFSEWPGVDKNLVREMESILVKNVHFIVAVSDELQRNKKSPRGPTYLLTHGVDLEHFSSVSLPHNISKEVGVMEGIPKPIIGFWGLFDERSDQEILENILIRHSEWSLVIIGKSMVSIERLKKYKNFYYINAVSYSELPRYASYFDTCIVPYVRNTLTDNISPLKLKEYLATGKPIVSTALPETMKYRQWVNIANNEDEFVTKIEESIDKKVDVSSQIAAVRNEDWQNKALLFSSYIENALETVK; encoded by the coding sequence ATGATTAAGGATAGAGACTTTATAGTTTTTTCTGATGATTGGGGCAGACATCCATTTAGTTGTCAGCACATTATGAAGCATTTCTTGCCAGATAACAGAATAATCTGGGTAAATACCATCGGCATGAGGAGGCCCCGGTTTACCTTCTACGATGTCAAAAGGGGCGTGGAAAAGATATTGTCATGGATATCTCCAAGGCAAGAGGAACGAAAAGAGGGAAATTTGACCGTGCTCAATCCTTTTATGATTCCCTACAATACCATTTCGCTTATCCGTTCATTCAACAGGTCTTCTGTTATCGGAGCGGTCCGCACGGCAATGAAAAGATTTGAATTCAAAGACCCCATCCTCATCGCAACATTGCCTAACGCGGCTGATTACCTTGGAGCTTTCAGGGAATCCCTGGATGTTTACTACTGCGTTGATGAGTTTTCAGAGTGGCCTGGTGTAGATAAAAATCTGGTCAGAGAAATGGAGAGCATTTTAGTAAAGAACGTCCATTTTATTGTAGCTGTCTCGGATGAACTTCAAAGAAACAAAAAATCACCTCGTGGCCCTACCTATCTTCTTACACACGGGGTTGATCTTGAACATTTCTCAAGTGTCTCTCTCCCTCATAATATCTCCAAAGAAGTAGGCGTAATGGAGGGAATCCCTAAGCCCATAATTGGCTTTTGGGGGTTATTTGATGAACGGTCTGATCAAGAGATACTCGAAAATATTTTAATTAGGCATTCTGAATGGTCACTAGTGATAATCGGTAAGAGTATGGTGAGCATAGAAAGGCTTAAGAAATATAAAAACTTTTATTATATTAATGCCGTTTCTTACTCTGAATTACCAAGATATGCTTCTTATTTTGATACGTGTATTGTCCCATATGTACGCAATACACTGACTGATAACATAAGCCCTCTTAAGCTCAAAGAATACCTTGCGACAGGAAAACCGATTGTATCAACGGCATTGCCTGAAACGATGAAATATAGGCAATGGGTTAATATAGCCAACAACGAGGATGAATTTGTTACAAAAATCGAAGAATCAATCGACAAGAAAGTCGATGTATCCAGTCAAATAGCTGCCGTGAGAAATGAAGATTGGCAAAATAAGGCATTACTTTTTTCTTCATATATCGAGAATGCCTTAGAAACAGTGAAATGA
- a CDS encoding glycosyltransferase family 4 protein: MKPKIFVSIDTINVGGPGKGILQFLRCGGNDLAQPIIVSFDTGSIEKWQFRDEVQKLDVPFLALKQRMTYDPLLIPQAYHLIKRHKIQILQSHGYKGHILCLALKIMTGLPWIAFVHGWTAEDFKIKLYSKLDRLILGFADRVVVVSESLKKQLNMNWIDGKKVRTIVNAIDPSEYKELSINKSVRDTHGIKDDEKAVGVVGRFSPEKGHKYFIDAFRLVREHIQNIKAMLVGEGQDKDLLMEKVKKYKLDEHVIFTGYQKQMVPYYLTFDLVVIPSLSEGMPNVALEAMLFEKPVVATDVGGIPEVVIDDVTGMLVKPMNPELLADAIINVISSPELMSQYGKAGKERILSEFNPKTRVDKIISLYKELLSHRKV, encoded by the coding sequence ATGAAACCCAAGATTTTTGTCTCCATCGATACTATTAATGTCGGCGGGCCTGGCAAAGGGATATTACAATTTTTGAGGTGCGGGGGGAACGATCTGGCGCAACCTATTATTGTTTCGTTTGATACAGGTTCAATCGAAAAATGGCAGTTTAGGGATGAAGTACAAAAATTGGATGTTCCTTTTTTAGCCTTAAAACAACGAATGACATATGATCCCTTACTGATTCCACAGGCATATCACCTAATCAAAAGACATAAAATACAAATTTTGCAGTCCCATGGCTATAAGGGACATATACTTTGCTTGGCATTGAAAATCATGACGGGACTCCCATGGATTGCTTTTGTTCATGGTTGGACGGCAGAAGACTTCAAAATTAAATTATATTCTAAGCTTGACCGGCTCATTTTAGGATTTGCAGACAGGGTTGTTGTAGTTTCAGAGTCACTCAAAAAGCAACTTAACATGAATTGGATTGATGGGAAAAAAGTAAGAACCATTGTGAATGCAATCGATCCGTCAGAATACAAAGAATTATCTATTAATAAAAGCGTCAGGGATACCCATGGAATTAAGGATGATGAAAAAGCTGTTGGAGTTGTGGGCCGCTTTAGCCCTGAAAAGGGACACAAGTATTTTATAGATGCTTTCAGGCTTGTAAGAGAACATATACAAAATATAAAGGCAATGCTTGTCGGGGAGGGGCAGGATAAAGATTTATTGATGGAAAAAGTCAAAAAATACAAACTGGACGAGCATGTTATCTTTACCGGTTATCAGAAACAAATGGTGCCCTACTACCTGACGTTCGATTTGGTCGTAATTCCTTCCCTTAGCGAAGGTATGCCTAATGTCGCGCTTGAGGCTATGCTATTTGAAAAGCCAGTGGTTGCTACCGATGTCGGCGGGATTCCAGAGGTGGTGATTGATGATGTTACGGGGATGCTTGTTAAGCCTATGAATCCAGAACTATTAGCTGATGCGATAATAAATGTAATATCTAGCCCTGAACTAATGTCGCAGTATGGAAAAGCTGGAAAGGAGAGAATCCTTTCAGAATTTAATCCGAAAACAAGAGTAGACAAAATTATCTCCCTTTATAAGGAACTTCTTTCACATAGGAAAGTTTAA
- a CDS encoding acyltransferase, with product MFLRDLSLKIRRRETPFYDRLYQIAKSIRSINMPVIKPVHFLLYWERELRLSSWHSLKQFLYYEPLFKSRCEKVGKGLKLFVGIPQIVGDLRLIVGNNVTLHGVSTFSGVKIFDKPTLTIGDNTHLGYQVGITVGCDIQIGSNVLIGNRVGIFSYDLHPLDPAERIANKPAPKESSKPILIEDNVWIASNSVILKGVTIGRGSVVANSSVVTRNVPPHVVVAGNPARIVKDLDEAVS from the coding sequence ATGTTTTTAAGAGATCTTTCATTAAAAATCAGGCGACGGGAAACCCCTTTCTATGACCGCCTGTATCAAATAGCAAAATCTATCCGCTCTATCAATATGCCAGTTATTAAGCCTGTGCATTTCCTGCTCTACTGGGAGAGAGAGTTAAGGTTATCCTCGTGGCATAGCTTGAAGCAGTTCTTATATTATGAGCCCCTGTTTAAAAGCAGGTGTGAAAAAGTAGGAAAGGGGCTGAAATTATTTGTAGGGATCCCACAGATTGTGGGAGACTTGCGACTGATCGTTGGCAATAACGTCACCTTACACGGGGTCTCCACATTCAGCGGTGTTAAGATATTTGATAAGCCGACTCTTACTATTGGGGATAATACTCATTTGGGATACCAGGTAGGGATTACAGTGGGTTGTGATATTCAAATCGGAAGCAATGTCCTGATCGGCAACAGGGTGGGCATTTTCAGTTATGATTTGCATCCTCTTGATCCTGCTGAAAGAATTGCCAATAAGCCTGCCCCCAAAGAGAGTAGCAAGCCCATATTGATTGAAGATAATGTCTGGATTGCTTCTAATAGTGTTATTTTAAAAGGGGTCACCATAGGAAGAGGTTCTGTAGTTGCTAACAGCAGCGTAGTGACAAGAAATGTCCCTCCCCATGTTGTTGTTGCAGGTAATCCTGCTCGGATCGTAAAGGATCTGGATGAAGCGGTTAGCTAA
- a CDS encoding acyltransferase: MKNLIKKMVFGVGVLVAFPFFLFHKLNSLFFPREITFQGISQLMSLVPGAIGNYIRTGFYWLSLNKCSPECIISFGTLFSTPNCEIGRYVYIGANCIISDSVIENNVLIGSNVHILSGKYTHNFSTLDVPIMLQKGSRVTVRIGEDTWIGNGAIIMANVGKKCVIGAGSIVTKEIEDYSVAVGNPARVIKKRT; this comes from the coding sequence GTGAAGAATTTAATTAAGAAGATGGTGTTTGGTGTAGGCGTACTTGTTGCGTTCCCTTTCTTTTTATTTCATAAACTAAACTCCTTGTTTTTCCCAAGGGAGATAACTTTCCAGGGAATTTCACAACTCATGAGTTTAGTGCCTGGTGCCATAGGCAATTATATTAGAACGGGATTCTATTGGTTATCATTGAATAAATGTTCTCCAGAATGCATAATCAGTTTTGGTACGCTTTTTTCTACGCCAAATTGTGAAATAGGAAGATACGTTTATATCGGAGCTAATTGCATAATTTCAGACTCCGTAATCGAAAATAATGTCCTAATCGGAAGTAATGTGCATATCTTAAGTGGAAAGTATACGCATAACTTCTCGACGCTGGATGTGCCAATAATGTTACAGAAGGGTTCTCGAGTAACGGTTAGAATAGGTGAAGATACCTGGATAGGCAACGGCGCAATCATTATGGCGAACGTGGGGAAGAAATGCGTAATAGGTGCTGGGAGCATAGTTACAAAAGAAATAGAAGATTATTCAGTGGCGGTGGGCAACCCTGCAAGGGTAATCAAGAAAAGAACATGA
- a CDS encoding glycosyltransferase: MKKKIHIMQVIFTLDFGGAERLAASISKNLSEDGFETSVCGLFGKEGPLAEAVKKEGIPIFYLNAGEKGKMKLWREIYKLLKEQSVSILQVHGIYVLMHVLLPARWAGVKIVYTEHAKYSISKYKKMRFAAKVMSYLVEKVICVSKNLKDFFVAELKVPQDKIEVIYNGVDVEKFKGKKQELGKGVGTDKKSVIGNVARLSDPKDHFTLLTAFSHVLHVLDENHETILVVVGDGELRQEIEQRISILGLSDNVILLGKRDDIPELLAGFDIFVLSSKREGFPISILEAMACGKPVIATNVGGVSEILTDGVNGLVVPSENPDRLAGAILQLLKDKNLSERIAKNALETVKQYFSKEIMMMKYRNLFATLG; the protein is encoded by the coding sequence ATGAAGAAGAAAATTCACATAATGCAAGTAATTTTCACTTTGGATTTCGGTGGGGCAGAGAGGCTTGCGGCTTCAATAAGCAAAAATTTATCCGAGGATGGATTCGAGACGTCTGTTTGCGGTCTGTTTGGGAAAGAAGGCCCGTTGGCAGAGGCGGTAAAGAAGGAAGGAATACCCATTTTTTATTTAAATGCCGGAGAAAAAGGCAAAATGAAACTGTGGAGAGAGATTTACAAGTTGTTAAAAGAGCAATCTGTCAGTATCCTTCAGGTTCATGGAATTTATGTTCTTATGCATGTACTGCTTCCTGCAAGATGGGCAGGGGTGAAGATTGTCTATACAGAACATGCGAAATACTCTATTTCGAAATATAAAAAAATGAGATTTGCGGCCAAAGTTATGTCATATCTTGTTGAAAAGGTCATATGTGTCTCAAAAAATCTAAAGGATTTCTTTGTTGCCGAGCTGAAGGTTCCTCAAGACAAAATTGAGGTTATCTATAACGGTGTTGATGTGGAGAAGTTCAAAGGGAAAAAGCAAGAATTGGGGAAGGGGGTTGGAACTGATAAAAAGTCAGTTATTGGGAATGTAGCACGTTTATCGGATCCGAAAGACCACTTTACCTTATTGACGGCATTTTCACATGTTTTGCATGTTTTGGATGAAAATCATGAAACAATTCTTGTAGTTGTCGGTGATGGAGAATTAAGGCAGGAAATAGAGCAAAGGATCAGTATCCTTGGGCTCTCCGATAATGTGATCTTGCTCGGCAAGAGGGATGATATTCCTGAACTGCTTGCCGGTTTCGATATTTTTGTCCTTTCCTCCAAGAGGGAGGGTTTCCCTATATCGATTCTTGAAGCAATGGCTTGTGGTAAGCCTGTGATTGCGACTAATGTCGGTGGCGTTTCCGAAATACTTACAGATGGAGTCAATGGCCTTGTCGTTCCTTCTGAGAATCCTGACCGGTTGGCAGGGGCTATTCTCCAGTTACTCAAGGATAAAAATCTCTCTGAACGTATAGCAAAAAATGCATTAGAAACTGTTAAGCAATACTTCAGCAAAGAAATCATGATGATGAAGTACCGTAATCTCTTCGCGACGCTAGGATGA
- a CDS encoding polysaccharide deacetylase family protein, whose product MKTGIPVLMYHSVGVPNPNWIWSFLTVPYTTFESQIQFLKRRGFNSIGLQDLYECLKSGKPKPKNSFVLTFDDGYLDNWVYAYPILEKYGFKGTIFVNPEFVDPSPHCRSTLRDVWKREIGPDDLSSFGFLSWAEIKKMEQDGVMDIQSHAMTHTWYFSGPQIIDFRHPGDKYIWMDWNEAPDMKWQYLFEDRSNKKPYGMPVYEYGKSLEARRFYPDPELSEYLVDYVSSKGDKFFRNFAWRETLVSVVENYNQKNQLQETYESDDEYLKRLDWELSESKRIIEANLNKKVDFLCWPGGGYNQDAINISKKYYLATTLSSGDRQERRNVFGEDYTRIKRIGVPHIEQRGKIIYPGGRYLYYFIKEHQGAWHNRFLRRMLKLFKLMDLRGRYEHT is encoded by the coding sequence ATGAAGACAGGTATCCCGGTACTCATGTATCATTCTGTGGGAGTGCCGAACCCTAATTGGATATGGTCTTTTCTGACAGTTCCATATACAACCTTTGAGAGTCAAATTCAATTCTTGAAACGCAGAGGTTTTAATAGTATCGGGTTACAAGACCTGTATGAATGTCTGAAATCTGGGAAACCAAAACCTAAAAATTCCTTTGTGTTAACCTTTGACGATGGCTATCTCGACAACTGGGTTTACGCATATCCCATCTTGGAAAAATATGGTTTTAAAGGAACAATCTTTGTAAATCCTGAATTTGTTGATCCTTCACCGCATTGCCGTTCTACATTGCGAGATGTGTGGAAAAGAGAAATTGGTCCGGATGACCTCAGCTCATTTGGGTTTTTATCATGGGCTGAAATAAAAAAGATGGAGCAGGATGGCGTCATGGACATCCAATCGCATGCCATGACGCATACATGGTACTTTAGCGGTCCCCAAATAATAGATTTCAGACATCCTGGTGATAAATACATATGGATGGACTGGAATGAGGCTCCGGATATGAAATGGCAGTATCTCTTCGAAGATCGTTCCAATAAAAAGCCCTATGGAATGCCAGTTTATGAGTATGGGAAATCACTGGAAGCCAGACGCTTTTATCCCGATCCCGAACTCAGCGAATATCTTGTTGATTATGTGTCATCGAAGGGAGACAAATTCTTCCGTAATTTCGCTTGGAGAGAGACGCTAGTATCGGTAGTCGAAAATTATAACCAAAAGAATCAACTTCAAGAAACCTATGAATCAGATGACGAATACTTGAAACGCCTAGACTGGGAGTTGTCAGAATCTAAGCGGATAATTGAGGCAAATCTAAATAAAAAGGTCGACTTTTTATGTTGGCCCGGCGGGGGATACAACCAAGACGCCATCAATATTTCAAAGAAATATTACTTGGCCACGACTCTTTCTTCAGGAGATAGGCAAGAAAGAAGAAACGTCTTTGGCGAAGATTATACAAGAATTAAACGTATTGGCGTACCGCATATCGAACAAAGAGGAAAGATTATTTATCCGGGGGGGAGATATCTGTATTACTTCATAAAGGAGCACCAGGGCGCATGGCATAATAGGTTCTTAAGAAGAATGTTAAAACTGTTTAAATTAATGGATCTGAGGGGGCGGTATGAACATACATAA
- a CDS encoding TIGR03790 family protein produces MLIISPAVCGALTPEEVLVVANKMAWHSCDLAKYYIKRRGIPAENLIELKAPVTEHCSRDDYEAHIASPIRAFLKKNDPEGSRFRCLVTMYGIPLRVHPPKLTSDDEKNSSELQKQKSSIRDQIKKAEQEQNNKELAALKNAEAQIKREIDQVRKVSQGAAVDSELALVREESYPLGYWVPNKYFVGYRGQKIENMPQNVIVVSRLDGPSEEIVLRIIDDSLETEREGLRGTAYFDARWPDPGDKKLAGYAFYDRAIHNTAHVVEKSKRMRAVADSQERLFQPGQCPDAAFYCGWYSLAHYVDAFTWARGAVGFHIASSECTTLKNKGSQVWCKVMLEKGIAATIGPVAEPYVQAFPPPDLFFALLIDGRLTLAECYALSNPFWSWQMVLIGDPLYRPFKMDVSAN; encoded by the coding sequence ATGCTTATAATATCGCCTGCAGTTTGCGGTGCCCTTACCCCCGAAGAAGTGCTAGTTGTAGCCAATAAAATGGCCTGGCACAGTTGTGACCTGGCCAAGTACTATATAAAAAGGCGCGGGATTCCGGCAGAGAACCTGATCGAACTAAAAGCGCCTGTTACAGAACACTGCAGCAGAGATGACTATGAAGCGCACATCGCATCCCCTATAAGGGCTTTCCTTAAGAAAAACGACCCCGAAGGTAGCCGGTTTCGATGTCTGGTAACTATGTATGGTATCCCGTTGCGTGTGCATCCGCCGAAACTTACATCTGATGACGAAAAAAACTCATCAGAACTGCAAAAACAAAAGAGTTCTATTCGGGACCAGATAAAGAAGGCTGAGCAAGAGCAGAATAACAAGGAACTGGCAGCGCTGAAGAACGCAGAGGCACAAATTAAGAGGGAAATCGATCAGGTACGGAAAGTTTCCCAAGGAGCTGCAGTGGATTCGGAACTGGCTTTAGTCAGAGAAGAATCTTATCCGCTGGGTTACTGGGTTCCCAATAAATATTTCGTGGGGTACCGCGGACAGAAAATCGAGAATATGCCACAAAATGTGATCGTGGTGAGCCGATTGGATGGACCTTCAGAAGAGATTGTCCTCCGCATTATTGACGATAGTCTTGAAACGGAAAGAGAGGGGCTGCGTGGCACAGCATACTTTGATGCCCGGTGGCCGGATCCGGGCGATAAAAAACTAGCCGGCTATGCATTTTATGATCGTGCCATTCACAATACGGCCCATGTAGTGGAAAAGAGTAAGCGGATGAGGGCGGTAGCGGATTCTCAGGAAAGACTTTTTCAGCCGGGCCAGTGTCCGGATGCGGCTTTTTACTGTGGATGGTACAGCCTGGCGCACTACGTGGATGCCTTTACCTGGGCCCGAGGCGCGGTCGGGTTTCATATCGCCAGTTCGGAATGTACAACGCTGAAGAATAAAGGCAGCCAGGTCTGGTGCAAGGTTATGCTCGAAAAAGGGATAGCGGCCACTATCGGACCGGTGGCTGAGCCGTATGTGCAGGCCTTTCCGCCGCCCGATCTTTTTTTCGCCCTGTTGATCGATGGGCGTCTGACTTTGGCCGAGTGCTACGCCCTGTCAAACCCTTTCTGGTCATGGCAAATGGTTTTGATAGGGGACCCTTTATATCGTCCATTCAAAATGGACGTAAGCGCCAATTGA
- a CDS encoding DUF104 domain-containing protein, producing the protein MTIIVKSKIERGSIRLPKKVRLPEGTRVMVRIEPILKIREKREIVLELCGAWSDDPSILPIFKEIEGELHRYFGREVNLG; encoded by the coding sequence ATGACCATTATTGTAAAAAGTAAAATTGAGAGGGGATCTATTCGGCTTCCCAAAAAGGTTCGTTTGCCGGAAGGCACGCGGGTGATGGTAAGAATTGAGCCGATTCTTAAGATCAGAGAAAAAAGAGAGATCGTTTTAGAATTATGTGGAGCCTGGTCTGATGATCCCAGCATCCTGCCTATTTTCAAAGAGATAGAAGGGGAGCTGCACCGGTATTTCGGTCGAGAGGTCAACTTGGGATGA
- a CDS encoding CopG family transcriptional regulator, whose translation MVKKKPASSVEEFDRRFDEGEDIHHLIDMSKARIIRHGKKVRITLDVAEELVNEIDRIRENIGVDRGALIKIWLHERVKQEKATTA comes from the coding sequence ATGGTGAAAAAGAAACCAGCTAGCAGCGTAGAAGAATTTGACCGTCGCTTTGATGAGGGCGAGGATATTCATCATCTTATTGACATGTCTAAGGCCAGGATTATTCGCCACGGGAAGAAAGTTCGTATCACGCTTGATGTAGCGGAAGAATTGGTCAACGAGATCGATCGCATCAGGGAAAATATCGGCGTAGACCGAGGCGCTTTAATTAAGATTTGGTTACACGAAAGGGTGAAACAAGAGAAGGCAACAACTGCGTAA
- a CDS encoding BrnT family toxin yields MLIGTIDKKLWTAVFTRRSDSIRIISVRRTRKKEAELYGEKETS; encoded by the coding sequence ATTTTAATCGGAACAATCGACAAAAAGCTGTGGACCGCGGTTTTCACTCGAAGGAGCGACTCCATTCGAATCATATCAGTAAGACGCACCAGAAAGAAGGAGGCTGAATTGTATGGTGAAAAAGAAACCAGCTAG
- a CDS encoding PIN domain-containing protein, which translates to MTKEVFVDTSAFYALIDAKDPAHRAAKKYVVHCNYPMVTTEFIFAESLSLITKRLGKNVAIRFGEALRASRLIRMSHSSEELIDKAWEEFVKFSDKGFDLIDCISFVTMENLGINAALSFDKHFTQRGFDVVPSKRF; encoded by the coding sequence ATGACTAAAGAGGTTTTTGTAGATACAAGCGCCTTTTATGCCCTGATAGATGCTAAGGACCCTGCCCATCGAGCGGCAAAAAAATATGTTGTGCATTGCAACTATCCGATGGTGACCACGGAGTTCATATTTGCCGAGTCTTTATCTTTGATAACCAAAAGACTGGGTAAGAACGTGGCTATACGTTTTGGGGAGGCATTACGAGCCAGCAGATTAATCCGAATGTCACATTCATCTGAGGAGCTGATAGATAAGGCATGGGAAGAGTTCGTAAAATTTTCGGATAAGGGCTTTGATTTAATTGATTGCATCAGTTTTGTTACTATGGAAAACCTTGGTATTAACGCTGCCCTTTCTTTTGATAAGCACTTCACCCAAAGGGGCTTTGATGTGGTGCCGTCTAAACGTTTTTAA